One region of Bacteriovorax sp. Seq25_V genomic DNA includes:
- a CDS encoding ABC transporter substrate-binding protein, whose product MKNIFLLLSLFLCTSTLSKDLRIITTMPSLTEMVYFLDMEKSLVGVSPYCLYPEEAKKLPKIGSAIMLDLEKIVELKANLVLLPTTKDSRSLDNIKRLGLDHILVGYERLDDIITSLKELNKKFNAHKEEKISDFERSFVQHKKNDKRILVIISEEIKSGNIVSVRAAGATTIYDDLLLKLGATNALSSGFSLYPELNLEQLLKLKFDYIIRVGARENNEARRAWAKSIFASKIRFIFKDFAVVTGPRLNKLFAELLRVIR is encoded by the coding sequence ATGAAAAATATTTTTCTACTTCTCTCCCTCTTTCTTTGTACTTCTACACTTTCAAAAGACTTACGAATAATTACTACAATGCCATCTCTCACTGAGATGGTTTATTTTTTAGATATGGAAAAATCCCTCGTCGGAGTAAGTCCATACTGCCTCTATCCAGAAGAAGCAAAAAAACTTCCAAAAATCGGCTCCGCAATTATGCTCGATCTTGAAAAGATTGTTGAACTAAAAGCTAATCTTGTACTTCTTCCAACAACAAAAGATTCAAGATCTTTGGACAACATCAAGAGATTAGGCCTAGACCATATTTTGGTTGGCTACGAAAGACTTGATGATATCATCACAAGCCTTAAGGAGCTTAATAAGAAATTCAACGCGCACAAAGAAGAAAAGATTTCTGACTTTGAAAGGTCATTTGTTCAGCACAAGAAAAATGATAAACGAATTCTCGTTATTATCTCTGAGGAAATTAAGTCAGGAAATATCGTCTCCGTTCGAGCCGCCGGAGCTACGACAATCTATGATGATTTACTTTTAAAGTTAGGCGCGACTAACGCCTTATCATCAGGATTCTCACTCTACCCTGAATTAAATCTTGAACAACTATTAAAGCTTAAATTTGATTATATTATAAGAGTTGGTGCACGCGAAAATAATGAGGCGCGCAGAGCTTGGGCGAAATCAATATTCGCTTCAAAAATTAGATTTATATTCAAAGACTTTGCTGTTGTGACAGGACCAAGATTAAACAAGCTCTTCGCAGAGCTTTTAAGAGTGATAAGATGA
- a CDS encoding ABC transporter permease subunit: MIEKYIENELTLKRWRRFKKRKTAVIASILLVVSFILTFAAPLIANSKPLYMSHNGKSYFPAFVDYHPKDFGIADSFYVDYRKMALAEDSLVIWPIVKWNPYESNEEVESYPSKPTSSNWFGTDDRGRDVFTRLLYGYKYSIAYAILVWIISTIVGVLLGGLMGYFGGKVDFFGQRVVEIFNTVPVFLLLLTMISIFKPSLFLLVLISSIFGWMGVSYYARGEFLKNRNLEFVEAARGMGASTSRIIFKHILPNSLGPIITFAPFTIAAGISGLAGLDYLGFGLEVPTPSWGELLAQAHKNFTIAWWLATFPSAALFSSLFLFVLVGDGVRDALDPKMQ, from the coding sequence ATGATAGAAAAATATATTGAAAATGAATTAACGCTAAAAAGATGGAGACGCTTTAAGAAAAGAAAAACTGCGGTAATCGCATCTATTCTTTTAGTTGTTTCTTTTATTTTAACTTTTGCAGCTCCTTTAATTGCAAATAGCAAACCTCTTTATATGAGTCACAATGGAAAGTCATACTTTCCAGCTTTCGTAGACTATCATCCTAAAGATTTTGGTATTGCTGATAGCTTTTATGTGGATTACAGAAAGATGGCCCTTGCGGAAGATTCTCTTGTGATTTGGCCTATCGTAAAATGGAATCCATATGAGAGTAACGAGGAAGTAGAGTCTTACCCATCAAAGCCAACATCATCAAACTGGTTTGGTACAGATGACCGTGGACGCGACGTCTTTACTCGTCTCCTTTATGGATATAAATACTCAATCGCATACGCGATCCTTGTTTGGATAATCTCAACAATTGTTGGGGTTCTTCTTGGTGGTCTTATGGGTTACTTTGGTGGGAAAGTAGATTTCTTTGGCCAGAGAGTTGTTGAAATTTTTAACACGGTACCGGTATTCCTCCTACTACTTACGATGATCTCGATTTTCAAACCGAGTCTCTTCCTACTCGTACTAATTTCATCTATCTTTGGATGGATGGGAGTGAGTTACTACGCACGTGGAGAGTTCTTAAAAAATAGAAACCTCGAATTTGTTGAAGCAGCACGTGGAATGGGTGCGAGTACTTCGAGAATCATCTTTAAGCACATTCTTCCAAACTCACTTGGTCCAATTATTACTTTTGCTCCATTCACGATTGCAGCGGGAATTTCTGGTCTCGCCGGTCTTGATTACCTTGGTTTTGGTCTGGAAGTTCCGACTCCTTCATGGGGAGAGCTCCTGGCCCAAGCACATAAGAACTTTACAATCGCATGGTGGTTAGCAACTTTCCCATCGGCAGCACTATTTTCAAGTCTATTCTTATTTGTACTTGTTGGTGATGGTGTAAGAGACGCTCTAGACCCAAAAATGCAATAA
- a CDS encoding ABC transporter permease subunit: MLNYIIRRFLIMIPTFFGVTILMFGMINLAPGSPIEQKIQQMRFGGMGDAGADIAGGSHKDSAVSEEVIEALKKQYGFDKPLYERYWIWLSNLSRLDFGESFTYEEPVLDVVKGKLPVSIQFGVISFFFSYLICIPLGVLKAIKHGSKFDVTSSFLLSALYSIPGFMLGILLLVYFAGGTFVDWFPIGDLYSDNYDELSFWAQMGDRVWHFFLPLVAYMVGQFTVLTLLMKNSMLEVISQDYIRTAKAKGLSDKMVYMKHCLRNALVPIVTGFGHFLSMFFAGSLFIERIFNLDGLGLLGYQSLLERDYNVIMGLFFIQTVLMFVGNLISDILYVVVDPRIDFE, from the coding sequence TTGTTAAATTATATTATTAGAAGATTTTTGATTATGATCCCAACATTTTTTGGGGTCACAATTTTAATGTTTGGGATGATTAACCTCGCTCCAGGCTCGCCAATTGAACAGAAAATCCAACAAATGAGATTTGGTGGAATGGGTGATGCTGGTGCTGATATTGCTGGAGGCTCTCATAAGGATAGTGCTGTTTCAGAAGAAGTTATTGAAGCTTTAAAGAAACAATACGGTTTTGATAAGCCACTTTATGAAAGGTACTGGATCTGGTTATCTAATCTATCAAGACTTGATTTCGGAGAGAGTTTTACATATGAAGAACCTGTTCTTGATGTTGTAAAAGGAAAGTTACCTGTATCAATCCAATTCGGTGTAATTTCATTTTTCTTCTCTTACCTAATTTGTATTCCGCTTGGTGTCCTCAAGGCCATCAAGCATGGATCAAAATTTGATGTGACAAGTAGTTTCCTACTGTCAGCTCTATATTCAATCCCTGGCTTTATGCTTGGTATTTTACTACTTGTATACTTTGCAGGTGGAACATTCGTAGACTGGTTTCCTATTGGTGACCTCTACTCCGATAATTATGATGAACTTTCTTTCTGGGCCCAGATGGGGGATAGAGTGTGGCACTTCTTCCTTCCACTAGTCGCTTATATGGTAGGGCAGTTCACAGTTTTAACTCTTCTAATGAAGAACTCGATGCTTGAAGTAATTAGCCAAGATTATATTAGAACGGCAAAAGCAAAAGGTCTCTCGGATAAGATGGTTTATATGAAACACTGTCTAAGAAATGCCCTTGTTCCAATCGTTACTGGTTTTGGTCACTTCCTTTCAATGTTCTTCGCTGGTTCTCTTTTCATTGAGAGAATCTTTAACCTTGATGGTCTTGGACTTCTTGGTTACCAGTCACTATTAGAAAGAGATTATAACGTAATTATGGGATTATTCTTCATCCAAACAGTTCTGATGTTCGTAGGTAACTTAATCAGTGATATTTTGTATGTAGTTGTTGATCCAAGGATAGATTTCGAATGA
- a CDS encoding peptide-binding protein encodes MLEYLGVHIQNKEEPMKMMKTLFLLMSVSAATFTYAVGNPNAKQGGTFYYNLGSTPTTLNPLSSSDAYASSVQNYVLESLGTRNSDTYNWEPALATSWTVSKDGLQFDFKIREGVKWHDGKPLTVEDVKFSFDAIMHPEDKYHTAHSKPYYENIEKVEILDKNTVRFYVKNKYFGNFDVAAGLTVVPKHIYENPSEAQEKKLNKTLIGTGPYVFEDFKRGKGITLVANKDWWGKKVESKKGENNFAKVYLRFIKDSTIAIQRLEKGDLDFNALTAEEYEKKTSGKAWGKDVLKVKTENKSPKGYGFIGWNLQDPIFKSKNVRKALYHLVNRQEMIDKFRYGYSVPATGPTYLQSEYANKTVKPVMFDPKAALEILRKEGWKDTDGDLILDKVIDGKKTPLSFTILEPSQDFVKYLTVFKEDAKKAGVDVKIKVIEWNSFIKALDERNFQAVRLAWSGGSVDWDPKQIWHSSSADNQGSNFIGYKNPTVDKLIDEARFELDKEKRKVILSKVYKEIAEDYPYVFLFNDRYTFYGYTSRMQKVKDTFTYEVGLGYWWISK; translated from the coding sequence ATGTTAGAGTACTTAGGTGTTCACATTCAAAACAAGGAAGAACCGATGAAAATGATGAAAACTCTTTTTCTATTAATGAGTGTTTCTGCGGCGACTTTTACTTACGCTGTAGGAAATCCAAATGCTAAGCAAGGTGGAACTTTTTATTACAACTTAGGAAGTACGCCAACAACACTTAACCCACTATCATCATCAGATGCTTATGCTTCTAGTGTACAGAACTATGTTCTTGAGTCACTTGGGACACGTAACTCTGACACTTATAACTGGGAGCCAGCTCTTGCTACTTCTTGGACAGTATCTAAAGATGGTCTTCAATTTGATTTTAAAATTAGAGAAGGCGTAAAGTGGCATGATGGTAAACCATTAACAGTTGAAGACGTTAAGTTCTCTTTTGATGCAATTATGCACCCAGAAGACAAGTACCACACGGCTCACTCAAAACCATATTATGAAAATATTGAGAAAGTAGAAATTCTTGATAAGAACACTGTTCGTTTCTACGTAAAGAATAAGTACTTCGGAAACTTTGATGTTGCCGCTGGTTTAACAGTTGTACCAAAGCATATCTATGAAAATCCATCAGAAGCTCAAGAGAAGAAACTTAATAAAACTCTTATCGGTACAGGTCCATATGTATTTGAGGACTTCAAAAGAGGTAAGGGAATTACTCTTGTTGCTAACAAAGACTGGTGGGGTAAAAAAGTTGAATCTAAAAAAGGTGAAAACAACTTCGCGAAGGTTTACTTAAGATTCATCAAGGATTCTACAATTGCAATCCAAAGACTTGAAAAAGGTGACCTTGACTTCAACGCTTTAACAGCTGAAGAGTATGAAAAGAAAACAAGTGGAAAAGCTTGGGGGAAAGATGTTTTAAAAGTTAAAACAGAAAACAAGTCTCCAAAAGGTTACGGATTCATCGGTTGGAACTTACAAGATCCAATCTTTAAATCAAAGAACGTAAGAAAGGCTCTTTACCACCTAGTAAACAGACAAGAAATGATTGATAAGTTTAGATATGGTTACTCTGTTCCTGCAACAGGTCCAACTTATCTTCAGTCTGAATATGCTAATAAAACAGTTAAGCCAGTTATGTTTGATCCAAAAGCTGCACTTGAAATTCTTAGAAAAGAAGGATGGAAGGACACTGACGGTGACTTAATTCTAGATAAAGTAATTGATGGAAAGAAAACTCCACTTTCATTTACAATCCTTGAGCCATCTCAGGACTTCGTAAAATACCTAACGGTATTTAAAGAAGATGCTAAGAAAGCTGGTGTTGATGTAAAAATTAAAGTTATCGAGTGGAACTCATTCATCAAGGCCCTTGATGAAAGAAATTTCCAAGCAGTAAGACTTGCATGGTCAGGTGGATCTGTTGATTGGGACCCAAAACAAATTTGGCACTCTTCATCTGCTGATAACCAAGGTTCAAACTTCATCGGTTATAAAAACCCAACAGTAGATAAGCTAATTGATGAAGCACGTTTTGAACTTGATAAAGAAAAGAGAAAAGTAATTCTAAGTAAAGTATACAAAGAAATCGCAGAGGATTATCCATACGTATTCTTATTCAATGATAGATATACTTTCTATGGTTACACATCAAGAATGCAAAAAGTTAAAGATACTTTTACTTATGAAGTAGGTTTAGGTTACTGGTGGATTTCTAAGTAA